Sequence from the Methanobacteriaceae archaeon genome:
TGTCTAAACCTACCACTTTAGTTATTCTGGCTTCTATAAGGTCACCTATATGAAAAGCATCTGTTAATTTAGCCAAATATCCTTTATCCGCCTGAGAAACGTGTATTCCTCCAACAAAAGAAGCCACCAGTTTTCTAGGGTTGTCTTTAATAAAATGGATTTTAACCAGCGCTCTTTGGCCTCGAACTTCTAGTATTTGGCCTATAATTGTTGTATTTTTGTTTAATACTGGAGGAGCACCCGCTTGAGGATGCACAAATATGCGTTTATTTTTATCATCTAGGGAAACGGTCCCCACGACCATAGCCTTTATATATCCATTATCATCATATGCTCCTTCTGATGGAACAAATTCCTCACTAACACCCAGTAAATCCCCGGGCAAAACAAAATCTCCAGATTTAGCCTTCATCCATTCACCTCTTTTGAAAAATTAGTGATCTGAAAATGATTTTATAATGTGATTTTAAATTAAGTAAAAACATTTTAGAATATAATAATGTTAATTTTTCTATTATATATGAGTTGTTGTTAATTTATTTTTTGTGAAACATTATGAGTTTATATTCTAAATTTTTATTCTTCCCCAAAATATATTTCATCTAACTGATAATTATCCCATTCCCGTTTATCAAGAACTATTTCTAACTCTTGAGGAGTTAATAAAGGTTTTTTATACATTTGAGAATCATCAATAGCTATTCTAGGACAGGCCGTCGCTACAAAGGCATCTAAATCTAAAAAAGGCAATAGTAAATCAGGTGATATGTTTTCCATCATTATCAAAAAAGCCTCTTTCCCTTCATTTTCAAGATTCTGTTTTATTTTACGAGCCAGGACCATGCGGTACTGGCCTTCCTTGGAAGAGACCAAAATTCCCCATTTTTTTGCTTCACGAGCCTTGGTAATTCTGGCAAAGCGAATCCTTAAAATTCTATCTGCAAATTTTTCTATGTCCCTTGCCTCTCCTCGGTAAGGATCCGCAATAACTACTGGTTTGTGAGTGAATAATTTAATGCCTAAGGGATGAAAATTTCCGCTCCCCACGTAAAAATAGGCATCAACATCCAAATTCTTTATAGCAGAAAAATTGCATCCTAAAACTTGGCCTATTCTGGTACTGGAACCTGATTCTAGCATCACTTCTTTGCCATTTGCTTCTAAGAAGTGTTTTGTATCTTCTAAAAGATGTAAATGCTGAGTAGTGGTGGCTAGGGCAATTTTATGATATCCCTGAAGGAGTTCTAAAGATTTTTCCAGTGCCTCGTTCACATCTACTTGAGAATAAGCCTCAATAAACATCACTGGTACCGGATAATCCAAAGGAAGTGCAGTGTGACCATAATGAATTAGTATATCAACTAAATCTGCCATTTTCCGGTCTGCAGTATCACAAGCCCCAAAACATGGATCTGCAGAGATTATAACAGTGGCCCCGGTTTCTAATTCTAGTTGTTCAGCTACTTTAGCAGCGTGAATTTTAAGGCCATCTGGAAACTGCAATCCCACTACAGATGCATTAATATCCTTAATTTTCTTTATAACTTTTTCAAGATCTAGATCATACATAGACATATAATTTACCAGCTTAAAATTTGAATTTAATATTGAATTAATCTTTGAATTAATATTTTTAGTAATTAATCTACTATTTTAAGTATATTGAAGATTTCTTAGAAGTTGCAGTAAGATAAAAATTTAAATAATTTTCAGCATGACACCGACATTAACTCACTACTTAAGAATAGGTTCCGCAGTAACCTTATTATCAATCACATCTACCTTAATTAAAGCTTTTAATTTGAGCCCTGTTTCTTTTTCAACTATTTTTTTGCCTTCACCCTTCTCAATAACCGCTACTACTTCTGCTATTTCCACACCCATATTTTTTAAAGCTTGTAAAACAGCAATCATAGTTCCACCAGTACTTACCACATCATCTATAATCAGTACCTTATCACCCGAATTGATACCATTAATGAAAAGCTCTCCCTGACTATATCCTGTTGTTTGATGGACTGCAACCTCTCCTGGAAGTCCATATTGGCGTTTTCTAACTACTACAAATGGAATGCCCGTCTCTAGAGATAGGGCCGTGGCTAAGTGAATACCCATAGCCTCAATACAGACAATTTTATCCACATCAGTACAGAAGTGATTTTTTATCGCCACTGCAATCTCTTTTAGTACTTCGGGTTGGGTAAGTGGAATTCCATCAGTTACTGGGTGAACAAAATAATTATATTCTCCTTTTTTTATAATTGGAGATTCTTCTAAAGTTTTTTTCAGTTTTTCAAGCACTAGAAACACCTAAATTATTGAATTAAATAAATAATAATAATTTTTTGATTAAAATAAAGTTAAATGAGATTTTAATTAATGGATTATTAATTAATTTTTTTGAATTTTATAAATATAAATATATTAATAATTCATTAGATTTGATAGTATAAATTATTTAATAAACTAATTTTAAACAATTCTTATATATTATTAATATACTAATGAATTTATAATTAAATAGATATAATTAAAATCTATTATAAATCCATGATATGATATAAATAACACAAAAGTTATGATATTAAAATATTAGATTAAATGATTCTCAAAATAACATATAAATGATATGATTTAAGAAATGATTAAAATAATTATTATTTCATATTATATTTATTTAAAATTCAATTGATTTTATTTACAAAATCATTTCACATCAGGTGAGTAGATGTTAGGCAATTTAGGTAAGAACCTTACCAATACAATGAAAAAACTGGCAGGAATGTCAATTATTGACGAAGAAATGGTTAAAGAAGTTGTTAAAGAAATTCAACGGGCTTTAATCCAATCTGACGTTAATATTAAACTTGTTTTAAAATTATCCAAATCAATAGAAGAAAGGGCATTAAAAGAAGAACCTCCCAAGGGCATAACTCCTAAAGAACATATAGTAACCATAGTATATGAAGAACTGGTCAATCTACTGGGAGAAAAAGCCGAAGAAATAGAAATAGATAAAAAACCATTTAAAATACTATTTTTAGGGCTTCAGGGAAGTGGTAAAACTACTACCATTGGTAAATTAACCCGATATCTTCAGAAAAAAGGATTCAATCCAGCTATTGTCTGTACCGACACCTGGAGACCCGCCGCCTATGAACAGCTAAGGCAATTAACTGAAGAAATGAACGTACCCCTATATGGAGATCCTGATAACAAAGACGCTCTTGATTTAGCTAAAAAAGGTCTAGAAAAGTTTAAAAATCAGAGCCTAATTATATTTGATACTGCCGGTCGTCACAAGGAAGAAAAAGATCTTTTAGATGAAATGTTGGAAATATCTTCGGTGGTTGATCCAGATGAAGCCATTTTAGTTATTGATGGAACTATAGGTCAACAGGCCAAGGATCAGGCCCAGGCATTCTCTCAAACAGCAAAGGTGGGATCTATAATAGTAACCAAACTTGATGGGTCTGCTAAAGGAGGAGGTGCTTTATCTGCTGTGGCAGAAATTGGAGCACCAATTAAGTTCATTGGTACTGGAGAGCTAATCGATGACTTTGAGGCCTTTGATCCTGAAAGATTCATTTCACGTCTTTTAGGAATGGGAGACATTAAAACCCTTCTGGAAAAGGCTGAAGAAGTGGCCGATGAAGATATGGCTGCCGAAACCATGGATGCCATGCTTTCTGGAAAATTTACCCTTAAAGAAATGCAATCCCAGTTTGATATGATGGGAAAAATGGGGCCTATGAACCAAATCATGAATATGATGCCCGGAATGGGAAAACTGCCTAAAAATGCATCTCAAATGACCGAAGATAAAATTGATAAATATAAAATCATTATGAATTCCATGACCAATTATGAAATGGAGCATCCTACTGAAATAAAGCAGTCCCGGATAAAAAGAATTGCTCGAGGATCTGGAATGAAAAATGAAGACGTTAAGGAACTTTTAAAATATTATAACGTCACTAAAAAAGCCATGAAAGGATTTGGAAAACGTAAAATGAGTGGGCCTATGGGGCAGCTCATGAGACAATTTATGCGTTAAATGGCTCGATAAATAAGTCATTAAGAAAAAGCTAATGAGTTAAACTCATTAATTAGATTTGTTTTTAATTAAATTGAATAATTTAAATTAAAAATTTCATTTTTATCCTAATTCTTAAAAATTAAATTGTTCAATTGTCGATTTATAAAGAATCAATTTAATAATTTTATTTAAAAATAGTTTATTAGATAGTTTATAAAGATTACAGGTTGAATTAAATGGACCCCTATATAAAAGAAAAAGCTCAAAAAATCAAAGAAAAAACTGAAGGAGATATATGCAACCACTGCTTAGGTCGTAAATTTTCTAATGATCTAGAAGGGCCCGGAAATCCTCTAAGAGGTATGGAAGTTAGAGAAATAATGTCTCAGGAAGGAGAGGAATTCAACTCAACTAATCCATGCGTTATATGTGGAGATTTATTTCAAAAGCTGGAAATTGCTGCAGATGAAGTTGAAAACAAAATAAAAAGCCTTGATCTTGAATATTTCAGCTTTTTAGTGGGAAGCAAAGTGGATTCTGAACTTATAAAAAAGGATGAAGAATTAAATAATTGCCTAAACTTAGATGTTGAAAGTATAAAACGAGAAATCAACCGTGAGCTGGGAAAAATTCTGGAAGAACGTTTAAACACCGAAGTTGATTTTGATAATCCTCAAATAGTTATAAATGCAGATTTCCGTCAAGAAGAACCTAAAATCCGCATTCAAATAAATCCACTATTTTTAGAGGGAAGATATAAAAAATTAATCCGTGGAATACCACAAACTAAGTGGCCATGCCGAAAATGCAGAGGTAAAGGATGCGAAGGATGTAATTTCACAGGTAAGCTGTATTTAGAAACTGTGGAAGAACTAATTTCTGAGCCAGCGCATAAAATGAGTCATAGCAAAGAATCCAAATTCCATGGTGCTGGAAGAGAAGATATTGATGTTAGAATGCTTGGAACTGGACGTCCATTTGTATTAGAAATAAAAGAACCGCGCAGAAGGGTTTTAAATCTTGATATTCTCCAAAAAGAAATTAATGAAATTAATGAGGGTAAAGTAGAGGTTTTAGATCTTAAATATTCTGTTAGATCTCGGAAAGCTGAAATTAAGACTTCTTCCCCAGATACCTATAAAATTTATCAGGCCCTGGTTGAATTAGAGGATGAAGTAACAGAAGATGATCTTAAAAGTCTCAAAACCCTTACTTTAATCAAACAACGCACCCCAATTAGAGTTTCACACCGTAGAGCAGATAAAATTCGCGAGAGAGAAGTTATGGATATCCAATACGAAATTATTGATTCCAAAACCATTAAATTAATTATAAAAGGTCAGGGCGGGCTTTATATTAAAGAATTAATTTCTGGAGATGAAGAAAGAACCCAACCCAATGTAAGCCAGGTTTTGGGAACCCCTGCCAATTGTACCGAGCTGGATGTGCTGGAAGTAGGTATCTGAAAAAGTTACATTTATTGATCAAGGGGAAAATATATTAGTAACAAGAATAAATATCCTATTCTAATAGGTATGGATGATAATTTACAAAATTAAATAATTTGATTATCTGGATTTTCTCTAATTATTAATAGTAATTATGCAAATTTGAGAAACATAAGCAGCCTATTTAGTGATATCTGCTGTTATCACAATTTTATTAATGTTTACCGGCCTTAGGCCATTATGGAGGTTTTAAATTATGGTGCAAAGATCAAGAGGTTTTAGAAGCAAAACAAGACATAAACTTCAATTAACTAAAAGACCAGGGCGATCCAACCCTATAACTAAAAAGATTCAAAGATTTGATGCAGACGATTTAGTCCACATCATTATCGACCCAAGCGTTCAAAAAGGTCAACCACACCCAAGATTCCACGGCAAAACCGCTAAAGTAGTGGAAAGTCGAGGAAGAGCTTACATCGTCTCTTTAAACGATGGTAACAAGGCTAAAAAACTTATTGTGCGACCAGAACACTTGAAAATACAAGAGTGATTCCCATGATAGGGAAAAAGGTTTTGGAGACCGAACCGATCTCCGTTGCCGAGGTCAAAGATATATTAGAAGGATTTGCCCAGGAGCATGAGCTCAATTACGAGCAGAACATTAGTCTAGATCATGTAATCAAATTCTCCAAATTAGAATTAGAAGAATCTAATAAACTAATCGGAGAATTAGAAGAAGTGGTCAAGAAGAAATATGCTATTAAAATAACTGATATGTTGCCTGAAGACCTGGCAGACCTTAGATTACTTTTTGCCAAAGAAAGGGTCCCTATTAAAAGTGAGGATCTTGAGCAAATCCTGAAAATAGTTGAAAAATACCGGACTGAATAATTGACTAAATAACAATCAGTTTTTGGTCCTCGTTCTTTTTATAAAGAACTAAATAACCCCTTTGCAGTTGTGATTGCCATGGAAGATTACGCGATTATTCTTGATTATCTACCCCTGGGTTATATCCGGGAAGGTCATTCGACATTTAAAAGAAAACCCGTGGCCCAGGCCATAGGCAAGACAGAATTTACTCTTCTAGAACTTTCTCCTAAACCTGATGAAGATATAGAAATTCATGAAGATGTTTATATCGGTTCTGGTAAAAGAGAAAAAGTTTCCCGTGTGAATCGCAGATTAAAGCATGAAGATTTAACTGCAACCTCCCGTGTGGAATTGCAATACGTCATCGAAGAGATTATACACGCTGAAGAAGAAAAATACGTCCATTTTTTCAATGACTCAGGACCCATAAGCACTCGACTTCACCAGTTAGAACTGTTACCTGGTATTGGTAAAAAGCACATGTGGGATATTATTAAGGCTCGGGAAGATAAACCTTTTGAAAGCTTTGATGATATTAAAAGTAGGGTTCCCATGCTATCTGATCCTACTAAACTTCTGGTAAAAAGGGTTCTTATTGAACTTGATGCTGAACCCGCCACTAGAGGGAAAAAAAAATATATATTGTTCACTAGACCCCCAACCAGGCGAAAGCAAATCTAAATTATTTTTTTATTTTAATTTATATTTTAAATTATTTCAGATTAAATTTTATTTTAATAATTATAATATATTCCACAATATTCTAAATTTTAAATTTTAAATGCTAATTGGAAGATAAAAAATGTCCCTTAATGAAAACGGATCAGGGACTATTTCTCTGGCCCAAGAAACTAAACAGGTTTTACAGCAACATGAAATCCGTTTAAATCGAAAATTAGGTCAAAACTATCTTATTGACGATTTTAAAAGAAAAAAGATACTTAATTTTGCCAGTTTAAATTCTAATGATGTTGTGCTGGAAATAGGCCCGGGTATTGGGACTTTAACTATTCCTATGGCCAAGCAGGCCAAAAAAGTAGTGGGCATTGAACAGGATCCTAGAATAGCGCGCATATTAAAAGAGCGCGTGGAAGAAGAAGGCTTGGCAAATGTAGAAGTTATGGAAGCAGATGCTTTAAAAGTTGATTTTCCCTATTTTAATAAAATTGTTTCTAATTTGCCTTATCAAATCTCATCCCCCATTACTTTCAAGTTTTTAGAGTATGATTTTGATCTGGCAGTTTTAATGTATCAAAAGGAGTTTGCTCAGCGCATGAATGCACCGGTGGGAAGTAAGCATTATTCCCGCTTATCAGTAATGATGCATTTTAAGGCCCAGGTGAAAATAGTGGATAATGTCTCGGCCCAATCATTTGTACCCCCACCAAAAGTGGATTCTGCCGTGGTAAAAATGATACCTCTGAAAAATATAGAAACAGATGACTTTTTTGCTTCTGTTTGTCGGGCCCTATTCCAGCACCGTAGAAAGAAATCTTCTAAATCTCTGAGAGAGTCTTTCCATGAAATAGGGAATTTTAAAAAGGAAGAAGTTAAAGAAATTTTAGGTGAATTAGATTCTAAAATGGAAAATAATTTTCTAGAAGAAAGAGTTTTTAAATTATCTCCCGAGAAGATTTTAGAAATATCTACGAACTTAAAAGAATTATTAAATAAATGAAATAATAACCATTTTTATTCATTAATAGTTCAGAATAGCGGAGATAAGTACATGAGTGAAAATTCCTATCAACTTTTTAAAGAAGAACTACCATCTTTATTTGAAAATTTCAACCAGTTAGTTAAGGCTCAAAAAGATCTTCCAGGTCTTGATCCTAAAACCAAGCAACTAGTGAATATTGCCATACAAACTGCACATAAAAACCTCGATGGAGTTAAAATCCACACAGCCATGGCCCGAAAAATGGGTGCTAGCTGGGAAGAAGTAAAGGGTGCTGTAGCATTAAATCTTCACTTATCCGGACTGGGAAGTATTTTAGATTGCCTTCCTGCTGCTAAAGAAGGATTTGAAATGGAATTAGAATTTTGATACATATATTTAAGTCTATTTAATTCCAGGCCAATTGTGAGAATTTAAAATGCCAGACTATAACCATGTAAAATTTGAAACCTGCAAACAGGTTTATGCCCCAGCAGAAGATACATTTCTTCTAGTTGACAATTTAATAGTACATAAAAGAGATCTTGTATTAGAAATAGGGACTGGAACTGGCCTAGTGGCATTGAATGCTTCTAAAACCGCTTCTAAAGTAGTGGCCACCGATATTAATCCCCATGCCATAAAATGTGCCCAGACCAATGCTTTGCTTAATGAGGTAGAAAATATGGATATTCGCCAGGGAGATCTTTTTCAACCGGTGCAAGGTGAAAAGTTCGACCTAATCTTATTTAATACTCCATATCTACCTAGTACAGAAGATGAAATTATAGGTGATGAGTTGGATGCTGCCTGGGACGGTGGCGTAGATGGACGGCGGGTGATTGATCTCTTTTTAAATGAAGTTAGAAATTACTTAAATAATAAAGGAATAGTACAGCTGGTACAGTCTTCCCTTTCTAATAATGAAAAAACTTGTCAAAAATTGGAAAATATGGGTTTTAAAGTAGAAATAAGTGCCAGCGAACGATTTTTCTTTGAAGAAATAGTAGTTATAAGTGGTTTTCTCAAAGAATAGTAAATTTGTAATAGTAAGTGTTAATCTTTCTAAAAATATATTTTCCCAAAAAATAAAATTAATTTATTCTGTAGGTGGGCAAGAAGAAATTTCCGCATCACCTGGAAAATTTTTAAGGGCCATTTTACCATCCAAAATCTCTAAATAGCTATTTTTACCATCCATCCAGGCCCCAGTATTCACCACATCATTGGAAATACAGGGTTTATGTGTGTGTCCAAAAATTAGCTTTTCTTCTGGATCCATTCCCAAATACATACAGCGCGCTGCCTTTGAATTAGCCAGATCCCATAGTTTTTCCACATTCCTTTCTGAGTTAGAGGGATGTTTTAAAAGAATTTCCGGGACTTTTTCCAGGAGATCTTTAACCTTTCCAGAGATACTGCTGCCTGCTTGAATAACATCCCACAATTCACTGGATGCTTTACCACTTAAGTCCCCGCTTAGACCCATATTCTTAGAAAAGGTCTCATAAATATCAATACTCATAACTTCAGAAAAAGAAAAGACTTCTAATTCATATCCATGAATAAAATAGAAGTTTTCGCCTCCATCTTCCAATCGAAGGGATTTAGAAACTACAAACGGGCCGTAAAAGTACTGGTTCCCATCCTGAATTCCATATCTCTGAGCCAGAGAATAGAGATAATAATCGTGATTTCCAATAATGTAATTTACTTCCTGAATATTAAGAGAAGAGATTTTAGAGAGTATTTCCTTATTATTTTTAATTATGTTAATATTGTCCTCTCTCCAAAAGTCAAAAACATCCCCCACTAAAACTAAGCGACTTATTTCTCCGGGATTATAACCATCTAAAAAGTTTAAAAAATCTTCTTTGTCTGCTTTTTCATATCCCAAGTGCAAGTCTGATACTGCTATAATCATAATTTTCACCCCATATTATATTAATTAAAGAAGATTATAAAATTTGTTTATCAACAAAGTAATTTTGATAAAAAACAAATGAGTTATCATCAAAAAATTGAAGTAGAAATCTATGATAAAAATAAAACAATAAAAAGAGCTTTCTCTAAAAAAAGATGTATTTAATATTCTTATTGAAAAAAAAGATTAAAGAAAAAAATTTAATTAAATTAATTGTCTTTTAATTCCCCTATTTCCCTCAAAGCATCTTCATTATCTGGTGAAATTTCTAAGGCCTTCTCAAAACATTTTAATGCTTCTTCTTCATTTTCAGAACCTTTATAAACCACTCCCAAATTCATATAAGCAGCTTCGTATTCTGGATAAAGAGCTATGGCCTTTTCCAATGATTCTATGGCATCATCGTTATTTCCCATACTGGCCAGAACACATCCCTGATAATTCCAGGCCTCGGGTTGTTCACTATCCAGTTCAATAGCTTTTTTAAATGATTCCAAAGCTTCTTCACCTTTTTGCATGAGGAATAAAACATTGGCCCGGTAGAAATGAGCTTTGTAATTGTTCCCATCCACTTCAATTAAGCGGTTCAGGCATTTCAGGGACTCATCATATCGACCCATATCCGCCAGAGTAGTTCCTAAATTATAAATAGCTGGTAAATAAGTGTTATCAATTCTTAAAACTTCTTCAAATGATTTTAAGGCATCTTGATCGTTCTGGAGAATGCTGTAAATAACTCCTTTATCATTCCAGGCTTCCAAGAAATCATTGCTGATATTTAGTGCCTTATTCAGGTATTCAAGTGCGGTTTCATATTCTCCCAGGTTAAAGTAGCAGCGAGAGAGATAATAATTTGCCCATTCACTTTCATCTATTTTTAAAGCCTTTTCAAAGGATTCGATAGCTAAAGGAAAATTTTCTATGTAATACAAGGTCAAGCCCTGACCATAAAGAGCAGAAGCGGTGTTCTGAATTTTTAAAGCCTTCTCAAATGATTTCAGTGCTTCATCATATTTTTCGACATTGCCTAGCGCATACCCCAGTTCACTGTAGGCCTCTTGAAAATCAGGATCAATTTCTATGGATTTTTGAAATGATTTAATTGCTTCTTCATGATTTTCTGATTCTGAATATTTTTTTCCTTCTTCAAAGAATGTTTTAGACTTATCTGACAAGATATCTCCTCTTAAATTGATTAATATTATTTAAATTTTATTTAAATTAGATTATTGTTATTATTTAATTCCAATCGTTTCTTTTTAGGTACTTTAGTAAAAAATTGGACTATTACTTAATC
This genomic interval carries:
- a CDS encoding exosome complex RNA-binding protein Csl4 → MKAKSGDFVLPGDLLGVSEEFVPSEGAYDDNGYIKAMVVGTVSLDDKNKRIFVHPQAGAPPVLNKNTTIIGQILEVRGQRALVKIHFIKDNPRKLVASFVGGIHVSQADKGYLAKLTDAFHIGDLIEARITKVVGLDNIDLKTSQKDLGVLKAMCTRCRHFMKQTGKNEVTCPNCDNKEKRKISVNYQV
- the dph2 gene encoding diphthamide biosynthesis enzyme Dph2, with the protein product MSMYDLDLEKVIKKIKDINASVVGLQFPDGLKIHAAKVAEQLELETGATVIISADPCFGACDTADRKMADLVDILIHYGHTALPLDYPVPVMFIEAYSQVDVNEALEKSLELLQGYHKIALATTTQHLHLLEDTKHFLEANGKEVMLESGSSTRIGQVLGCNFSAIKNLDVDAYFYVGSGNFHPLGIKLFTHKPVVIADPYRGEARDIEKFADRILRIRFARITKAREAKKWGILVSSKEGQYRMVLARKIKQNLENEGKEAFLIMMENISPDLLLPFLDLDAFVATACPRIAIDDSQMYKKPLLTPQELEIVLDKREWDNYQLDEIYFGEE
- the hpt gene encoding hypoxanthine/guanine phosphoribosyltransferase, with translation MLEKLKKTLEESPIIKKGEYNYFVHPVTDGIPLTQPEVLKEIAVAIKNHFCTDVDKIVCIEAMGIHLATALSLETGIPFVVVRKRQYGLPGEVAVHQTTGYSQGELFINGINSGDKVLIIDDVVSTGGTMIAVLQALKNMGVEIAEVVAVIEKGEGKKIVEKETGLKLKALIKVDVIDNKVTAEPILK
- a CDS encoding signal recognition particle protein Srp54; this translates as MLGNLGKNLTNTMKKLAGMSIIDEEMVKEVVKEIQRALIQSDVNIKLVLKLSKSIEERALKEEPPKGITPKEHIVTIVYEELVNLLGEKAEEIEIDKKPFKILFLGLQGSGKTTTIGKLTRYLQKKGFNPAIVCTDTWRPAAYEQLRQLTEEMNVPLYGDPDNKDALDLAKKGLEKFKNQSLIIFDTAGRHKEEKDLLDEMLEISSVVDPDEAILVIDGTIGQQAKDQAQAFSQTAKVGSIIVTKLDGSAKGGGALSAVAEIGAPIKFIGTGELIDDFEAFDPERFISRLLGMGDIKTLLEKAEEVADEDMAAETMDAMLSGKFTLKEMQSQFDMMGKMGPMNQIMNMMPGMGKLPKNASQMTEDKIDKYKIIMNSMTNYEMEHPTEIKQSRIKRIARGSGMKNEDVKELLKYYNVTKKAMKGFGKRKMSGPMGQLMRQFMR
- a CDS encoding tRNA pseudouridine(54/55) synthase Pus10; the protein is MDPYIKEKAQKIKEKTEGDICNHCLGRKFSNDLEGPGNPLRGMEVREIMSQEGEEFNSTNPCVICGDLFQKLEIAADEVENKIKSLDLEYFSFLVGSKVDSELIKKDEELNNCLNLDVESIKREINRELGKILEERLNTEVDFDNPQIVINADFRQEEPKIRIQINPLFLEGRYKKLIRGIPQTKWPCRKCRGKGCEGCNFTGKLYLETVEELISEPAHKMSHSKESKFHGAGREDIDVRMLGTGRPFVLEIKEPRRRVLNLDILQKEINEINEGKVEVLDLKYSVRSRKAEIKTSSPDTYKIYQALVELEDEVTEDDLKSLKTLTLIKQRTPIRVSHRRADKIREREVMDIQYEIIDSKTIKLIIKGQGGLYIKELISGDEERTQPNVSQVLGTPANCTELDVLEVGI
- a CDS encoding 50S ribosomal protein L21e; the encoded protein is MQRSRGFRSKTRHKLQLTKRPGRSNPITKKIQRFDADDLVHIIIDPSVQKGQPHPRFHGKTAKVVESRGRAYIVSLNDGNKAKKLIVRPEHLKIQE
- a CDS encoding RNA polymerase Rpb4 family protein, which produces MIGKKVLETEPISVAEVKDILEGFAQEHELNYEQNISLDHVIKFSKLELEESNKLIGELEEVVKKKYAIKITDMLPEDLADLRLLFAKERVPIKSEDLEQILKIVEKYRTE
- a CDS encoding DUF655 domain-containing protein; protein product: MEDYAIILDYLPLGYIREGHSTFKRKPVAQAIGKTEFTLLELSPKPDEDIEIHEDVYIGSGKREKVSRVNRRLKHEDLTATSRVELQYVIEEIIHAEEEKYVHFFNDSGPISTRLHQLELLPGIGKKHMWDIIKAREDKPFESFDDIKSRVPMLSDPTKLLVKRVLIELDAEPATRGKKKYILFTRPPTRRKQI
- the rsmA gene encoding 16S rRNA (adenine(1518)-N(6)/adenine(1519)-N(6))-dimethyltransferase RsmA — translated: MSLNENGSGTISLAQETKQVLQQHEIRLNRKLGQNYLIDDFKRKKILNFASLNSNDVVLEIGPGIGTLTIPMAKQAKKVVGIEQDPRIARILKERVEEEGLANVEVMEADALKVDFPYFNKIVSNLPYQISSPITFKFLEYDFDLAVLMYQKEFAQRMNAPVGSKHYSRLSVMMHFKAQVKIVDNVSAQSFVPPPKVDSAVVKMIPLKNIETDDFFASVCRALFQHRRKKSSKSLRESFHEIGNFKKEEVKEILGELDSKMENNFLEERVFKLSPEKILEISTNLKELLNK
- a CDS encoding carboxymuconolactone decarboxylase family protein → MSENSYQLFKEELPSLFENFNQLVKAQKDLPGLDPKTKQLVNIAIQTAHKNLDGVKIHTAMARKMGASWEEVKGAVALNLHLSGLGSILDCLPAAKEGFEMELEF
- a CDS encoding class I SAM-dependent methyltransferase; translated protein: MPDYNHVKFETCKQVYAPAEDTFLLVDNLIVHKRDLVLEIGTGTGLVALNASKTASKVVATDINPHAIKCAQTNALLNEVENMDIRQGDLFQPVQGEKFDLILFNTPYLPSTEDEIIGDELDAAWDGGVDGRRVIDLFLNEVRNYLNNKGIVQLVQSSLSNNEKTCQKLENMGFKVEISASERFFFEEIVVISGFLKE
- a CDS encoding UDP-2,3-diacylglucosamine diphosphatase — its product is MIIAVSDLHLGYEKADKEDFLNFLDGYNPGEISRLVLVGDVFDFWREDNINIIKNNKEILSKISSLNIQEVNYIIGNHDYYLYSLAQRYGIQDGNQYFYGPFVVSKSLRLEDGGENFYFIHGYELEVFSFSEVMSIDIYETFSKNMGLSGDLSGKASSELWDVIQAGSSISGKVKDLLEKVPEILLKHPSNSERNVEKLWDLANSKAARCMYLGMDPEEKLIFGHTHKPCISNDVVNTGAWMDGKNSYLEILDGKMALKNFPGDAEISSCPPTE
- a CDS encoding tetratricopeptide repeat protein; the protein is MSDKSKTFFEEGKKYSESENHEEAIKSFQKSIEIDPDFQEAYSELGYALGNVEKYDEALKSFEKALKIQNTASALYGQGLTLYYIENFPLAIESFEKALKIDESEWANYYLSRCYFNLGEYETALEYLNKALNISNDFLEAWNDKGVIYSILQNDQDALKSFEEVLRIDNTYLPAIYNLGTTLADMGRYDESLKCLNRLIEVDGNNYKAHFYRANVLFLMQKGEEALESFKKAIELDSEQPEAWNYQGCVLASMGNNDDAIESLEKAIALYPEYEAAYMNLGVVYKGSENEEEALKCFEKALEISPDNEDALREIGELKDN